The sequence below is a genomic window from Bosea sp. F3-2.
CGTCTGCATCAGCACCTCCTTGAGGTCGTCGGCGGTGAAGCCGCCGCGAGTCAGCCCGGCGCGGACATGCAGGCGGAACTCTTCCCAGCGGCCGAGGCTTGCGGTGATCGCGAGCACGAGCAAGCGGCGCGTGCGATCGTCGAGGCCGGGCCGGCTCCAGATTTCCTGCCAGGCGATGCGGGTGATCATCGCCTGGAACTCGGCATTGAACGACGTGCGGTTGGCGAGCGATCGGTCGACCCAGGCGTCGCCGAGGACGCGGCGGCGGTTCTTCAGCCCGGCCTCGAACAGGGTTTCGGCCGCATCCGCGACATCGGCCCCCGGCGAGAGAAAGGCGCGCAGGGAGCCGGCCAGGGCGGCGGGCGCTTCGAGGGGAGCGAGATGGCCGCAGTCGAGCCGCTCCAGCTTCGCGCCGGGGATGGTGGCGACGAGGTTCTCGCCATGGCCGGTGAAGGGGGTGGAGGCATCGCGCTCGCCGACGACGACGAGTGTCGGGCAGGCGAGACCGGGGAGCCTGTCGATCAGATCCATGTCGCGGATGGCGGCGCCGGCCCCGGCATAGCCCTCGCGCGCCATGGCGACGAGACCGCGCCGGACACTTTCGGCGACCGCAGGCTGGCCGGCCGCGAAGGCCGGAGAGAGGAAGCGCTGCATGGCGAGATCGGCGATCGCCGCCGTGCCGCCAGCGCGGACCTTGTCGACGCGATCCTGCCATGCTGCCCGGTCCATGGTGGCTGAGGTGCAGATCAGCGCCAGCGCCGAGACGCGCTCCGGCCGGGAAAGCGCCAGCTCCATAGCAATCATGCCGCCAAGCGAGACACCGGCGACCGCGGCCCGCTCAATGCCGGCTGCGTCCATGACGGCGGCGACATCGCCCGCCATCTGGGCGAGCGTGTAGTCACCGCCGGGAGCGTCGGAGGCGCCGTGGCCGCGGGTGTCGAGCCGCAGGACACGGAAGGAGGGCAGGAGAGCGAGCATCGCCGCATCCCAGAGGCCGAGATCGGTGCCGATCGAGTTCAGCAGCACGAGCGCCGGCTTGTCGTCCGCGCCTTCGAGCTTCCAATAGATGCGGGCGCCGCTTCTCGTTGCGAAAGGCATCGTCCGTCCCTCAGTCGTTTTGCGCGAGCAGCGCGGCGGTCAGCGCTGGGCTCTCGCCGATATCGGTTCCAACACCGGCTGCCGCGAGATTGCGGGCGATGGCGGCTTCGTCGATCTCCAGCCCTTCCGACACCGTTGCCATGGCGTCGGCCGCGCCCGCAGCGAGAAGGAAAAGCTCGGCCAAGGCCGGGCCTTCGGCCTGCCAGCCGCCGAGGCCACGCTCCTGCTCGGCCGGAAGGCCGGCGAGGACGCCGGCGACGAGGCCGGGCGCCCGCAGGGCGGCGGAGAGCGCGACCTGGCAGCCGGTGGGGTTGCGCTTGTGGGCCATGGCGGAGGAGCCGCCGCGGCCTGGGATCGCGGGTTCGCGGGCCTCGCCGACGCCGTTCTGCGCCAGAAGCGAAACGTCGCGGGCCATCTTGCCGAACGCGCCAATGACGATGGCGAGTGCCGTCGCGATCCCCGCGATGCCGCCGCGGCGCGCGTGCCAGGGTGCTGCGTCAGGCAAGTCGAGGGCGGCGGCGAGCCGGGCGGATACGGCAGCGCTCTTGCCGCGAAGCCCGGCGCGCGAGCCGGCGGCACCGCCGAACTGCAGCGTCGCACCGGCCTCGACCTCGCGGCGCAAGCGGGTAGCCGCTTCCGCCACGCCGGTCCGCCA
It includes:
- a CDS encoding lyase family protein, with protein sequence MLAVFSDTATLRYALAFEAELARAEAAEGLIAPDAAEAIAALCATVTIDPAELAEEAALAGTLAIPLVARLRADLTGEVAKTLHKGATSQDVADTVLACQIRAASSLLDGDLVRVTTALAALAQRHAATPAIGRTLLQDALPIGFGLRIAHWRTGVAEAATRLRREVEAGATLQFGGAAGSRAGLRGKSAAVSARLAAALDLPDAAPWHARRGGIAGIATALAIVIGAFGKMARDVSLLAQNGVGEAREPAIPGRGGSSAMAHKRNPTGCQVALSAALRAPGLVAGVLAGLPAEQERGLGGWQAEGPALAELFLLAAGAADAMATVSEGLEIDEAAIARNLAAAGVGTDIGESPALTAALLAQND
- the pcaD gene encoding 3-oxoadipate enol-lactonase; this translates as MPFATRSGARIYWKLEGADDKPALVLLNSIGTDLGLWDAAMLALLPSFRVLRLDTRGHGASDAPGGDYTLAQMAGDVAAVMDAAGIERAAVAGVSLGGMIAMELALSRPERVSALALICTSATMDRAAWQDRVDKVRAGGTAAIADLAMQRFLSPAFAAGQPAVAESVRRGLVAMAREGYAGAGAAIRDMDLIDRLPGLACPTLVVVGERDASTPFTGHGENLVATIPGAKLERLDCGHLAPLEAPAALAGSLRAFLSPGADVADAAETLFEAGLKNRRRVLGDAWVDRSLANRTSFNAEFQAMITRIAWQEIWSRPGLDDRTRRLLVLAITASLGRWEEFRLHVRAGLTRGGFTADDLKEVLMQTAIYAGVPAGNTAFAEAAAVMKEIEAG